A single Dehalococcoidales bacterium DNA region contains:
- the nusA gene encoding transcription termination factor NusA, producing MKSDFLLAITQLSAEKNLPKDVVLTAVEAALVSAYKKDTFNATQNIAVKINPNSGKVEVWAEKTVVEKVADPKMELTLREAKKLKADIKMGETILIESTPENAGRIAAQTAKQVILQRLHEAEHSAIFEEYADKEGEVVSGVVQRFEAGQAFIDLGRTEAVLPTSEQVRSERYRVGQRLKVVLLQVARTGKGPKVIVSRSHPELLRRLFELEVPEVYNGTVEIKSIAREAGFRSKIAVAAKQEGIDPVGCCVGLRGIRIQNIVSELNGEKIDVVMWNAEPANFIASALSPAHIVGVQLNKDAQVATVIVPDKQLSLAIGKEGQNARLAAKLTGWRIDIKSASTAEAEKIKEVKPTPAAEEIEAPLPEELVEVGAKAPAAEALSEEMLAGIDNLELTEEPAAVAEKAEEPEPVAAEILMPPQIRLEHTGENQPKIRFAEDIMAPRRVKDVDKPAKTKKKKKGGFTRESGDEGVKAKKGRRDYTVVEDEEEYL from the coding sequence ATGAAGAGCGATTTTTTGCTCGCTATAACGCAGCTCTCGGCGGAAAAGAACCTGCCCAAAGACGTGGTTCTTACCGCGGTAGAAGCCGCCCTGGTGTCAGCCTACAAGAAAGATACTTTTAACGCTACCCAGAATATCGCCGTCAAGATTAATCCCAATTCCGGTAAAGTTGAGGTGTGGGCGGAAAAAACAGTGGTGGAAAAGGTGGCCGACCCCAAGATGGAACTCACATTGAGGGAAGCCAAGAAACTCAAAGCGGATATCAAGATGGGCGAGACCATCCTGATAGAGTCCACCCCGGAAAACGCCGGACGCATCGCGGCACAGACCGCCAAGCAGGTCATCCTCCAGCGTCTCCATGAAGCGGAGCACAGCGCCATCTTCGAGGAATATGCCGATAAAGAAGGCGAAGTGGTCAGCGGCGTCGTCCAGCGCTTCGAGGCCGGACAGGCATTTATCGACCTCGGACGGACCGAAGCCGTGCTGCCGACATCGGAGCAGGTACGCTCCGAGCGCTACCGCGTGGGGCAGCGCCTCAAGGTAGTCTTACTACAGGTAGCGCGCACCGGCAAAGGGCCCAAAGTAATCGTCTCCCGCTCTCACCCGGAGCTGTTGCGGCGCTTATTCGAGCTGGAAGTGCCGGAGGTCTATAACGGCACGGTGGAGATAAAGTCCATCGCCCGGGAAGCGGGCTTCCGGAGCAAGATAGCCGTGGCCGCCAAGCAGGAAGGCATCGACCCCGTGGGGTGCTGCGTGGGGCTGCGGGGCATACGCATACAGAACATCGTCAGCGAGCTTAACGGCGAGAAGATAGACGTGGTAATGTGGAACGCGGAGCCGGCCAATTTCATCGCCAGCGCGCTCAGCCCGGCGCACATCGTCGGGGTGCAACTGAATAAAGATGCGCAGGTAGCCACCGTTATCGTGCCGGACAAGCAGCTTTCACTGGCAATAGGCAAAGAGGGACAGAACGCCCGGCTGGCAGCCAAGCTCACCGGCTGGCGCATCGATATCAAGAGCGCTTCCACCGCCGAGGCGGAAAAGATAAAAGAGGTCAAACCCACCCCCGCCGCCGAGGAAATTGAAGCACCCCTGCCCGAAGAACTGGTGGAGGTGGGGGCTAAAGCTCCGGCCGCCGAAGCGCTGTCAGAAGAAATGCTGGCCGGAATCGATAACCTGGAACTGACCGAGGAACCTGCCGCAGTGGCAGAAAAAGCGGAAGAACCCGAACCGGTAGCCGCCGAGATTCTCATGCCGCCGCAGATAAGGCTGGAACACACCGGCGAAAACCAGCCCAAGATACGCTTTGCCGAGGATATTATGGCGCCGCGGCGAGTGAAGGATGTGGACAAGCCCGCTAAAACCAAGAAGAAAAAGAAGGGCGGCTTCACCCGCGAAAGCGGCGATGAAGGCGTAAAGGCCAAAAAGGGCCGCCGTGATTATACCGTGGTGGAGGATGAGGAGGAGTATCTCTAA
- a CDS encoding YlxR family protein, with protein MRRSISNARPVPQRTCAACRQVKDKRALVRLVRTPAGKVEIDATGKKEGRGAYLCRESACWEKALKGTCLEHALKGSVSRGDLEKLYKNGKDLLKELTIG; from the coding sequence ATGAGGAGGAGTATCTCTAACGCCCGACCGGTACCGCAGCGCACCTGCGCCGCCTGCCGCCAGGTAAAGGACAAGCGGGCCCTGGTGCGGCTGGTACGCACGCCAGCCGGCAAGGTGGAAATAGACGCAACGGGGAAAAAGGAAGGGCGGGGCGCTTACCTGTGCCGGGAGTCGGCATGCTGGGAAAAAGCTTTAAAGGGCACCTGCCTGGAGCATGCCCTGAAAGGCAGCGTAAGCCGGGGCGACCTGGAAAAGCTGTATAAAAACGGGAAAGACCTGCTGAAGGAGTTGACCATTGGTTAG